Part of the Trypanosoma brucei brucei TREU927 chromosome 2, complete sequence genome, gttgcacTTTGCCCCGCGGTCAATAAGCCCCGACATTTTGTATAAtatccttctcttctcttctacttttttttctttttaaataccTTTTGCCGATGTTGTTTCGACGTACTCATTCTTCTGTAAAGGGCGGGATGCCGATCTCGCGCCAATCCGCCAGGAGGTTTCCCTCCGACCCGAGTCCCATAACGCCGCTGAGGCCTCCCGTGGCAGTCGCTACAGCCGCCGCCCGTCGCATGCCTAAAGTTGGCGGGAGATTTGCAGGGAAGGCGAAACTTGAGGGATCATCGAAGTCAACGAGTAACTCCAACTTGGGTTGTTGGATGGTAAGCGTAGCATCCTCTAAATACCAGCGGCGATGAATGTAACGGGAGTCCCTGGAAACCATCAcgaccttttcttttctatctccctctctctctctctcttctgtctacttcctttttatctttctttttttttttttgtgtgtgtgtgtgtgcggacCCTTTTCTACTCCTCTGATTTTCTATTTAAGAAGCCTTTCCGTTGCGATCTCTGTAATGGAGTTACGCTTGCAAAAACTTCTATCGACGGCACATGCAACGGATTACGTGAATGCGGAAGGAATGCCAACATAAGAAAGcaacataaatatatgaatGCTGGGAAAATGCATATAGAACGGTAGCCCcgctgcggagctacaaacAAATTATAGGCGCCAGCGGATACACAAAACGTCGCAGCACTTAAATATCTCGGCTATCTGACGGTGCCCAATTCcgtctcttttccctctcgttTGCGGCagcgagaaaacaaaaagtcaTGGGAATAGAATACACCCTGGAGGAATCCTGCGCCGCCTAAATACAAAGCCGCTCCGCTCAATGACGAAGAGGGCTAATGGTAGCAACGGATGGGAACGGATTTATGCGAATTGGTTGTCCAGTGGCATGCGCCACTCCACAGGACCGGGCACATCATATGAGGGTAATTCAGTGTAATGTAACAGAAGGGGAAGGCaacataacaaaaaaaaggaagaaagtacACCATGTACCTTACAACAAATCCAACTCCCTCCACATTCTGAGGCCAATACCCATTTCCCCATGGGTACGACATTACGGCACGCGCccgaaaaaaagggaaaaaattgctgcaaaaagaaaatagcagCATCATACGGTCCGGCTCCACTTCACTCAAAACGGAAAAATAGTTAGGGTGAAGAAATCGGTTTGTATGAACAACATACGTGagcgtatacatatatatatatatatatatatattgcacAAACGCTGGTCTCGCTCACACTCGTTTCAATTCGACATCAATCGAACTGATCTTATTCATACCGCACCCACCCCTGCACTGTGACATTATCCTTTTCACGTACGGTACATGCCGTGCCATTGGGATTACATGACAAGTTAAGCACACGCGAGTAATTATGATACGGGCCTGGCCATGCTGTGTTTTCCCAGTTCTGTTCCGCTACAAACATACGATCCCCTGTCACACCCGCAACAACGGCAACATGACCGTATGGAAAACCATTGGGTTGCCGTGGGTAAATCAACAAATCCCCCACACGCGGCTTAGAGTTTGCAGATGTTGCATTTCCGTTATGATATTTGAGTAATGGTTTCCGCTTTTGACCATTGAGCAGTTGAACATCTTTAAGATCCCAAATGTCAGCTGCTCCATCTACAGAACCAAAAGTGGCTGGTTGTGGTGTACCTCGAAGCATCCAATACCGTCGGGCATATTCCACGCATTGCCATTGCATACCATATATGGGTGGAACCGCATGAGGGTCCACACGACCAGCCGGTATCCGTATGTCTTCCACCTTGACAGTGTTCCAAAGTTCTGCTGTGCAACTATCACTGTTGCAATTGCTCATAGCTGGAACTCCGTTGTAAATTCCCAACACATTACCAAAAGGGGCCGAGCAATTCTGTTGGCAGCCCACTGAAAGACTCCCAGTGTTTGTACTCACCGTATCTTTACTATTTTCCGCGCGAGGGACCTTCATAAGGCAGAGAATGATGACAACTCCCACAGCAAATGAGGCGCCTGCGTAAAGCTTATATGAGTCGAAGTTTCTTGCCTCACCCTCACGTTGTAAAAGAGGTCTGGCGGTGCCTGCTTTCCTCGCCGCCATTGCTTCAATTTACACGATACctcgggggagggggaggggcaAAATTAAACTCGATAAACAGGCGAAAAGGGAGTaatgaagaagacgaagGAATTATTTGGTTTATGAACTGTGAGGCTGTATAAATGAACTATTATCCACTGTTTCGTACCCCAATCACGCGTGTGCTCACAGCAGgtactttctttccttcccccctttttagttaatttgtttcctttttacctCCTAATTACGGGATGGGGTTTCTGTATTTGCTCCCGCTGACTTGTCAGTGAATGAGTATTTGGGACCTTTCAAAGCTGAATAGAagagcaacaaaacaaaacaaaatgtatAACTCACGAAAAGAAGTCACGTTGTGCGACGTAGCTCCTCAATCGTTTGACAATAATAGATAGCATCACCATATTAAGCAGCAgtaaggaaataaaaaataatttgAAGTAATATAGAAAAGTAAAGgtagaaaaaatagaaaaataaaaatgtttTCAACACCGTATCGCAGTTGCTTTACGTTTCGTTgcacctttcctttctttccccttcctgcCTCTCCACAGTTGTCTGTATTTTTATGCTAAATTTTGtctactttctcttttttttttttcgtgaccCGCTTCTCGTTCCCACCAATCACTTGCTCGTATGCCTTCCCTAGAACTAGATTTGTTAAAAAATATTACCCTagttaattaattaatttaaatatatttgcgTTTTTAAAGAAGGAACCGTTTGGTGGGGAGCGACACCAACTGGCTGGCACATTACCCTCATAACCGGCTTTGTGCTCCACTTCTTCACCGTTGccgttgtcgttgttgctaAATACGCAATATATAAAACAACGTGGACGAAAAGAGGgtaaaatcaaaacaaatttTGCGCGGAGAATCATCAATTGATGCGAAGCGAAGGCCAAATGCTTTGAAAAAGTGTGACAACGACACCAAACATATAAAATATGCTTAAATTGCTCCTCGaaaaataagataaaaaTAGGAAACTATGGGAGGAACAAGAAAATCACCTTCCCCCTGTTTTCCTACAGAATCCACCTACCTGTCACCAGAAGTTACCAACTGATGAAATTACTTGCCGTTTTTGTTAAGAAAGTCACTAgtagaggaaaacaaaacagaaaaaaaaacgaacaatCGAACTGATCTTATTCATACCGCACCCACCCCTGCACTGTGACATTATCCTTTTCACGTACGGTACATGCCGTGCCATTGGGATTACATGACAAGTTAAGCACACGCGAGTAATTATGATACGGGCCTGGCCATGCTGCGTTTTCCCAGTTCTGTTCCGCTACAAACATACGATCCCCTGTCACACCCGCAACAACGGCAACATGACCGCATGGAAAGCCGTTGGGTTGCCGTGGGTAAATCAACAAATCCCCCACACGCGGCTTAGAGTTTGCAGATGTTGCATTTCCGTTATGATATTTGAGTAATGGTTTCCGCTTTTGACCATTGAGCAGTTGAACATCTTTAAGATCCCAAATGTCAGCTGCTCCATCTACAGAACCAAAAGTGGCTGGTTGTGGTGTACCTCGAAGCATCCAATACCGTCGGGCATATTCCACGCATTGCCACTTTAAGCCGCTTTGGTAACTGGTTCCAGCCACTGTGACGTTGTTATACGTAGTGGTATTCTCTGTTGCACCACAGTTGCTGTAAGAGAAGACGCCCTCATGTGCGCCAAGAATAGCACCGACTGGATTGAGGCAATGTTTTTCCACTTTGCCGCTGCCTTCGGGGTAGCGAATGCCAGAGTAAAGCACGCCAAAGGcaatgaaagaaataaaaagaagaacgagTACGCCAAATGTCCAAGCGAATATCGCCTGGGCAATTGAGCATAGGCGTTTTATACCACGCTTCCGGTTGTTGAAAGAACCATTAATGGCTCCATCATTGGTTTCTGGGAC contains:
- a CDS encoding D-alanyl-glycyl endopeptidase-like protein (similar to Glutathionylspermidine synthase (EC 6.3.1.8). (Swiss-Prot:P90518) {Crithidia fasciculata}), with amino-acid sequence MAARKAGTARPLLQREGEARNFDSYKLYAGASFAVGVVIILCLMKVPRAENSKDTVSTNTGSLSVGCQQNCSAPFGNVLGIYNGVPAMSNCNSDSCTAELWNTVKVEDIRIPAGRVDPHAVPPIYGMQWQCVEYARRYWMLRGTPQPATFGSVDGAADIWDLKDVQLLNGQKRKPLLKYHNGNATSANSKPRVGDLLIYPRQPNGFPYGHVAVVAGVTGDRMFVAEQNWENTAWPGPYHNYSRVLNLSCNPNGTACTVREKDNVTVQGWVRYE
- a CDS encoding D-alanyl-glycyl endopeptidase-like protein (similar to Bifunctional glutathionylspermidine synthetase/amidase) (GSP synthetase); Glutathionylspermidine amidase(EC 3.5.1.78) (Glutathionylspermidine amidohydrolase) (GSP amidase)). (Swiss-Prot:P43675) [Escherichia coli;Shigella flexneri;]), whose protein sequence is MEREPAVTSKTNRLSSNEKDPHDVPETNDGAINGSFNNRKRGIKRLCSIAQAIFAWTFGVLVLLFISFIAFGVLYSGIRYPEGSGKVEKHCLNPVGAILGAHEGVFSYSNCGATENTTTYNNVTVAGTSYQSGLKWQCVEYARRYWMLRGTPQPATFGSVDGAADIWDLKDVQLLNGQKRKPLLKYHNGNATSANSKPRVGDLLIYPRQPNGFPCGHVAVVAGVTGDRMFVAEQNWENAAWPGPYHNYSRVLNLSCNPNGTACTVREKDNVTVQGWVRYE